Below is a window of Mucilaginibacter ginkgonis DNA.
CCAGGAACGAAATTATACGCCGATTATGATATTGACTATGAGTGAGTTACCGACTTTAAGGCGCGGATTATTTGTCGCTTGATTTTTGTTTCACCACTACAAAAACATCTTCATTTTCTTTTTTCATGAAGTACTTTTCGCGGGCAAATTTCTCTAAACGGGCCTTGTCACTGGTAAGTTCTTCCAAGTCTTTAGATACCCGCTCGGTTTCCTTTTGGTAAAAGTCGCGCTCTTGTTTAAGCTTGTTTACCTGCTGGTGCTGCTGGTACTGGGTGTACACATCGTTCTTATCAAAGAAGATCATCCAAACGGCAAAGGCTACCGTTACCAAAAAATATTTATTGCGTACCAGGTTTAAAAGGCGTTGCATATCAGCAGGTTGTGATTGATGGAATAAATATAAAGAATTAGTTAAACAAGTTGCAAAGAATATTAATCAACATATCAACGCCTGCCTTTATTCCCGCCACGGCCAAATCCGCGGCCACGTTTTGGTTGCGATGCCTTGTTAGCCTTATTTTCTTTTTGCTGCAGTTCCAGCTTTACGCGCTCGGCAGCAGTCAGCTCCTTTAACGGATATGGGTGGGCAGCATCCACCGGAATAGTTTTACCTATCAGTTTATGAATATCTTTAAGCAGGTCTTTTTCTTCTTCATCTACAAAGGCGAAAGCCGTACCATTTAAGCCTGCCCTGCCTGTACGGCCAATGCGGTGTACATACGTTTCCGGTATCTCTGGTAACTCATATTGGATAACGTGGCTTAGATCGTCAACATCTATACCGCGCGCCGCGATATCCGTAGCCACTAAAACCCTTGTAGTGCTGTTCTTAAAATTGGTTAAGGCGCGTTGGCGGGCATTTTGCGATTTGTTACCATGAATGGCCTCGGCAGTCACCCCTGCTTTGTGCAGGTCTTTCACCACTTTATCAGCACCATGTTTGGTGCGGGTAAATACCAACACACGGCCGATGCTCTTGTCTTTCAGGATGTGCGAAAGCAACAGTTTCTTATCCGGCTTACCTACAAAATAAACCGATTGGTTGATCGTATCTGCAGTCGAAGAAACAGGTGTAACCTCTACCTTTTCTGGTTTGTACAATATCGTATCCGCAAGTGTCTGTATCTCCTTAGGCATGGTAGCCGAGAAAAACAGCGTTTGCCTTTTAGCCGGTACTTTAGCGATGATCTTTTTTACATCATTCACAAAGCCCATATCCAGCATACGGTCGGCCTCGTCTAAAATTAAAACCTGCAGGTGCGAAAGGTTCACAAAACGCTGGTTCATCAAATCGAGCAAACGGCCGGGCGTGGCTACCAATATATCTATTCCGCGACGCAAGGCATCCACCTGCGGGTTTTGTGATACCCCGCCAAATATTACTGCGTGCTTAATACCGGTGTGCCGGCCGTAAGCGGCGAAACTTTCATCTATTTGTATAGCCAGTTCGCGGGTTGGGGTAAGCACCAGGGCTTTAATGGTTTTTTGTTCCTTGTGCTGCGTACGGTTGTTATAAAGATTTTGCAGCACGGGAATGGCGAACGCTGCCGTTTTACCGGTGCCTGTTTGCGCGCAACCCAAAAGGTCTTTGTGCTGTAAAATAATGGGTATAGCTTGTTCCTGGATTGGCGTAGGCGTGGTATATCCCTCTATTTTTAAAGCCTTGAGGATAGGCTCAATTAATTTAAGATCCTGAAATAACATTTATCTGATTTGCAATGGGCTGTTGAGATGTACTATAAAATGTGCCCTGTGATTTTGTGCAAATATACAGAATATTATCTATGTGAGACGTCGTATTAAAGGCCCTTAACGAAGGTGAAGCATTATCGGCTAATTATCCCTCTACTATCACCATATGTTTTAATTATGCTGGATAATTGACTCACCGTCTTACTTATAAACGTTTGATCAGTTGTGAATTCAAACCCTAAAACGTTTTCTGGCTCGCTGGACTCATAAAGGGTTCCGGTCACCGCAACATGGCCTAGACTATCATAGACTAATTTAAATTTTAGGTTATCGTCGTAATAATTGGAAAAACTAACTTCGCCTTTAAGTACGTTATTAATCTTAGACAATTGGGTATATAACTCAAACATTTGGCCGGTTGAAGTCCAAATGGCGCATGCCCCAATGAAGCATCCAGCCTTAATGTTCACTAAACCTTTAATATCATATCCTCCGAGAAACGTAGTAGTATCTGGAAATCCCAACACTTCGCCGAATATTATCTCTATTTTATGGACGCCGTTTGTGACACAAAAACTTTCTTTCATAAAATTTGATAAAAAAAATATCCGTTAGCAGGATGTTAACGGATATTAAATCTATAAAATTATTGCTAATTACCTGTTCTTAACGTATTTAAAATCTTTACCGATGAACTTAGCGTTAGCGCCAAGCTCCTCTTCTATACGTAACAACTGGTTGTATTTAGCGATCCTGTCTGAACGTGAAGCCGAACCGGTTTTGATCTGACCGCAATTTAACGCTACTGCTAAGTCGGCGATAGTTGCGTCTTCTGTCTCGCCAGAGCGGTGGCTCATTACAGATGTATAACCGTTGGTTTGTGCCAGCGACACCGCGTTGATGGTCTCAGTTAAAGAACCTATCTGGTTAACCTTTACCAATATCGAATTAGCGATATCCTGATCGATGCCTTGTTGTAAACGTTTAACATTGGTTACAAACAAATCGTCGCCAACTAACTGAACCTTATCACCAACTTTTTCGGTCAATGTTTTCCAGCCATCCCAGTCATCTTCGGCCATACCGTCTTCAATAGAAATGATAGGATATTTAGCCGCTAACGATGCCAGGTATTCTGCTTGCTCTTCGCTGGTGCGGATAGCCCCTTTATTGCCTTCAAATTTAGTGT
It encodes the following:
- a CDS encoding FtsB family cell division protein, coding for MQRLLNLVRNKYFLVTVAFAVWMIFFDKNDVYTQYQQHQQVNKLKQERDFYQKETERVSKDLEELTSDKARLEKFAREKYFMKKENEDVFVVVKQKSSDK
- a CDS encoding DEAD/DEAH box helicase, with the protein product MLFQDLKLIEPILKALKIEGYTTPTPIQEQAIPIILQHKDLLGCAQTGTGKTAAFAIPVLQNLYNNRTQHKEQKTIKALVLTPTRELAIQIDESFAAYGRHTGIKHAVIFGGVSQNPQVDALRRGIDILVATPGRLLDLMNQRFVNLSHLQVLILDEADRMLDMGFVNDVKKIIAKVPAKRQTLFFSATMPKEIQTLADTILYKPEKVEVTPVSSTADTINQSVYFVGKPDKKLLLSHILKDKSIGRVLVFTRTKHGADKVVKDLHKAGVTAEAIHGNKSQNARQRALTNFKNSTTRVLVATDIAARGIDVDDLSHVIQYELPEIPETYVHRIGRTGRAGLNGTAFAFVDEEEKDLLKDIHKLIGKTIPVDAAHPYPLKELTAAERVKLELQQKENKANKASQPKRGRGFGRGGNKGRR
- a CDS encoding WapI family immunity protein, whose product is MKESFCVTNGVHKIEIIFGEVLGFPDTTTFLGGYDIKGLVNIKAGCFIGACAIWTSTGQMFELYTQLSKINNVLKGEVSFSNYYDDNLKFKLVYDSLGHVAVTGTLYESSEPENVLGFEFTTDQTFISKTVSQLSSIIKTYGDSRGIISR